Part of the Sciurus carolinensis chromosome 7, mSciCar1.2, whole genome shotgun sequence genome, ctaagttgcttagggtcctctcaagttgctgaggctggctttgaactggtgatcctcctgcctcagtctcccaaactgctaggattacaggcatgtgccaccgtgcctggatTAATGCTGTGTGTTGAGGGTGGGTCAGGCCTCCTGAGATGGATCAGATTTTTGAGAAAGTGGATTGTCTTAAAGGAAGGCCACCTACACGTTGGTCCTTTCTGCTTCATGGTGTTGTGATGTAGCAAGGAAGCCCTTACCACGATAATGCTATTAGGACCTTCTACACACCATAATTGTGAGCCCAATAAACTTAACTGCTTTATAAGTTACCTAGCCTCAGGTATTTAGTTATAACAACACAAAACTGACTTAAACAGCTCACTCAATGCAGAATTACCAGTTTTCCACCAATGCTCTGTGTCTAATAAGAGTTGCCCCCCATATTTCCTACAACTGCCTCTTACTGTCCTATtcctgaaaattacaaaatacaggTTCTTGCCTTTTCTTCCCCCAAAGATGGGAGAAGCAACAACACAAATGCTTCTAACACAACTCTTTAAGAAACTGCCTTCCATGTTCAGGTTTCTTTTAGTATACCTATGGGTGCTGTTCATCTAGGATAGTTTTCTGTTAACCTAGTGATTTCGGATTAGAGTTTatgacatattaaatattttcttctaataattatAGTGGTGACTGAACTCAGTGCTATTCTTTGCAATGGACTGTACCCTTTACCTCTTTCTTCTGTGGGTTTCTACAGACTTCCTAGGACAATGTTTGCTTCTCCAGATCTCCTTTGAGTTTATGTCACCTTTGCATGCAGTGAGCCCAGATCCATTGACCTCTTTTCTTTTGCCTACATTACTCTAATATGTCTCTGGCCCCATACCTTTCTGTCCCTCCTGACTTACCATTACCTTTGGTTAACACTAGAGCAAATTACTTGGGGTAATTTTGAATCCACAGCAAACCTAAAAAGGGTAGCATGGTTGTAATGCTCCAAACTGCTCTTCACTAAGTCTTTAAGGGTATAAAAGACTAGAACAATTCTTTAGTATGGAGCAGGTATGCAAAACTACTAGCTGAATTGAAGGTACTACCATATAGAGAATGATAAATGAAAATCATTCAGTCATGTTTTTGCTAATATTAGGAAATCTAATCTTGTAGTAAACAAGATCCTCCTTTTCTTATTGCAGAAGTCTCTCTAAATTTAAGGACACCTAAGATCAGAAACATGAGTTTTCCCTTTAAAGATTGTAAATAGCTTATAAGCATTATATTATGTCTTATcaagactaaaggtaaaaggaaagaGTCATTATTTAATAAGCATCTTACTTTACTTTAAGGATGTTTCTAATACTAAAGATTTGTAATAGTTTCCTTCAGGATCATTGAGAAAGGCCTTTCTTAATTGTTTCAAATGCTTTGAAATATTACTCAATTATAGTAAATCATAAAACAAGTATTAGTGTGAAATGgatcatttcaaaaatttatcaGTTGATAATATGACAATGAATgcaaacttactttttttttaaagagcattatgttcaaaacacataaaaaatcaGTTTATGGTCTTAGAAGGAATGCTTAAAATTCATCTTCCTATTGTAGTAGGCATAAAAATGATCCTGGTGGTTTTCCTTATCTGAAACACAATGCAAGAATGAAGAGTGCTTAATTAATATCTTTAACAAAAGACTCAAAGAGATAGATTActttttcctgattgttttaGTGATGATGATTATTAGAAAGTCAAGAAACCAGAGATTTGAGCAGTTCAATGGTGGTGTGAATTTGAATGTGCTAGGACTGTCATACTACGAAATTTTCAAATTAGGGCTGTAAATCTGTTGCAAGTACATTCAGAAgtctaaagaaaaaagtttggatTGTTCATGATCTTAAAGTATTAGTATCCTGAGAGTCCTAGTTTCTCATTAGTGTAGTGTATATTACAGGGGATCCTTTTCAGAGGTGGGgtagtaatttaaaatttcaatttagatCAGATTACTAGCTTATATTTACTTTAATAATTATCTTCCTctaattaaactttttttaagactgaaaaagTGCCATAAATGAttattactgtttatttttatggtgctgagaattgaacccaggggtgctgaaccactgagatacatccccatctctttttattttttgaaacagggtctcaataagttgttcaggctggccttgaacttgtaatcctactgcttcagcctcctgagtcactgggattaccagcatgtaCCAGCATGCCTGGctactattattttcttttgagatgacTACTGTTGCTATTGCACCCCCCATAGTTATGTCTTTAGCTTCCTTGCTTAACTCAGAATCACACATTATCAAGGATAGAAGATATCTTACTAGTGATTGATTTAGTTGGTAATATCCTTTAGAATGTTCtacaatgttaaaaataataaaaatgataaaaaatctATATCTGTGCTGTTGAGTATAGTAGCTACTGCCACTGAGTATTCTGTATTTAAAATTCTTGGAACcaggtagatttaaaaaaaaaatatttgcatgtagGTAATATGCTATTTGGGGGATAGGATTCAAGTCTAACataaaattcaattatatttcaCATAGCCTTATATAAGTagctttatataatattttaaataattttgtgcagaAAAATAAGGTTTGTGCATTGCAACTGAAGGACTGGAAGGATCTTTTTTCCCTTGGGGATGTTGAATAAACTGTGTGTTTATGCCTGCATTTTGATTGCCACCCAACATATAAAATCAGGTGTGCAATTTTCTACTTTTGGTGTCATTCTTATgtttcaaaaagttttggattctGGATGTTCAACCTGAAATGTGGCTAATGTCATTGAGAAACAGCACTTTCCATTGTATTTGAGTTAAAGTTCAAATTTATTTAGCCACATGTAGTTactggctaccatattggatagCACAGGTCTAAACCAACCTATTCCTATCTCCCTCAGTAAACAAGGAACTGAGATCAAGAATAGAAGTGATTTATCCAATCCTCAGTTCTGAAAAGGGGTGAGAAGTGATTTATCCACAGTTCCTAACCCCACTTCCTAGTAGTTCTATTGATTACTTCCTGCTTTCTCTACCACCGTAATGTTTTCCTCAGCCTTCTGTATTTTTTGAGGGCTTTCTCTTTTTTGTCACTTCCATAAAATGATCACACTCCCTACTTTAAGATAAGGGATAAATATTTAGGCCACTATATCAGTAatgatagaaaacaaataattagTATTACTTTGACTCAATTTCAAAAAcagtttttatctattttaactTGTCAAAATATAGCTGATGGACCTCTATTATTATCTAGGGCAAATGAAGCCAGAGAAAAATGTGAATGTCTTGCCTAACATCATACACTGAATGGGTAAGTAAATAGCATTAGAGTAAAGAGGTGGAATTCACTTTTAACTAGGAAATATTAGCCTTGGGCTACAGTAACCAATGTTGTCAATGGACAAGGTTTCTGACATATATCAATTCCTCACAAAAACTgaacttagaaataaaagaatagttTATACTGATATATTCTCTGTGTCCAGAGAAGCTTTTTAAATGATGATTGAAGCTTTGCCCACATTAAGGAAATTTATAAGGTATCTAAGGTAACATTCTCTGTAACTAATTATGCTTGAGTATCTAAATAACTTTTGTTACTTACACCATATTAATAGAGCTTATTTGCTATATGAATTCTTTGATGTCTAATAAGAGTTGAACTTACACGGAAGGGCCTTCCACACTCATCACACTCATAGGGTTTTTCACCAGTGTGTATTCTCTGATGCTGAATAAGACCTGTGCGCCCACTGAAATCTTTCCCACAGTCTTTACATTTATAGGGTTTCACTCCAAGGTGTACTCTTTGATGTCCCATGAGATGTGAGCGTTGaatgaaggcttttccacactcATCACActtatagggcttctctccagtgtgaattctcctGTGTTTACTAAGAGCTGAGCTTTGACTGAAACTTTTTCCACATTCATCACATTTATATTGTCTTCTTTCCCTTTGTTGACAGTCTAACCTACCCTCATTTTCAATAGTATCTTTGGATTCATTTTGCTGAGGAAGATCTTTGCTAAATCTGTCATTTATCTCCCCAAGGAATTCCATATCATTGGGCATATCTTCTTTGTGGGATAACTCTTCATTCTCAGTCTTGGTTTTGTCACCTGCAACAAACAGTGCACAAACAAGTCCTATTCTAAGTTTGAGAAGCAAAAAATCTATGGAAGAAAACATGTAAACATTATGAATGTATTACAAAATAATGAGAAGTCattacatatatatcacatatttggtgtcattttgtttttggtatcatcATATCACATAGTTATAatctaagaaagaaataaaagaagccagtaAGGAAGACAGCAGTAGGATAagttttttgagagcagattgagAGGAAAAGGCATAAATGTTGATCAAGGCACTATCTGACGATCCTTGCCAAAGGCAGACTGGTAAATGTGTGTGGGACTACAAATATGCCAAGGATGATGAGGGATAGACAGACTAGAGAACGTTGGTGGAGAGGGAGATAAAAGTTCCAGAGAAACATGTAGGGCCTGAAACAGATGGTGAGAGAAAAGTAAATACCTAAATACTAGCTTGATAGTTTCTAACTTTTTGTGCATCAGAAACTTGGAATGCTTATAAAAACTCAGATTACTGAGGTTCTGCTACCTCCCAGCTTCTGAATTGGTAGTCTGGGTAGAAcccaataatttgcatttttagtaAGTTTCCTGCAAAGACACATACTGATGCTCCAGGGatcacactttgagaatcactgcccTACCCATTATTCAAAGACCATCTCAAATACTGTCTCTTTCAGGAAGTCTTTCCTAATTTCCCAAAGTAGAtgtgttctcttccttttcttgatCCTCATGTTCTAAACTCCAGCTTAGTGTAGAACTTGACATACAGCAAGtacctaataaatatttgagttgaattttgtaagaaaatgatTGTGTTGATAATTTGGAGTGGGTAAGATAGCATCTACTTTGTCGTTTTGAACCACCATCTAAATAGAACTCACAGTCAGGACCATCTTCTAGTGCTTTATTGGCACAAGTAAAAACAAGAGTCCTTATCAGATATAATTCTAGATAGGTTCCAGCTTTGCTGGCCACTGAGATTAAGATAAATCCACAAATATAATTTGATAACTATGTGTACTAGCTGTCTGACAGTCTAGGGGGAAAAGAACAGGATTGACACTCagacactgctggtgggactgcatgctggtgcaaccactctggaaagcagtatggagattcctcaaaaaactaggaatggaactatcatttgacccaactatcccactccctactttatatccaaaagatttaaaatcatcatattatagtgaggcaaccacatcaatgtgtacatcagctcaattcacaatagctaagttatggaaccagcctagatgcccttcaacagattaatgtatatagaaactgtggtatacatacataatggaatattgctcagccataaaaaagaatgtctttatgacatttgcaaataaatggagaacctagaaatccttgaaatatttgaaaatgtgttaCAAAAAATTCTTTAGATATTTAGGTATCCAAGTTCttctttcatatataaaaatcattctaTACTAAATGACTATTATTATAATTCCCagttatatatacatggaaatgATTCCCATTACCCTAGCCAATAGCCAGTTAATACTATCTTGTTGATATGTatataatgaataaagaaataaaataatatttcattaaaacacTGCCAGTATTTCTAttcaaaagtaaatttatttttaagagatacTGACTTTTTGGTACATTATGATgatggttttaaaaattgttctggaCTAGTAAGTACAAGCCCCAGGTTCTGATTCTAATCTCAATTCTGTCTCTAACTCCTTATGGAAACTTAGACAAGCCACTGTGGGTAAAAGTCACAGTAAAATGAGGGCTTggcataaagaaggatgaaattatgttattaacAGGAAAgtggttggaactggagaacattatgctaaatgaaataagccagactcagaaaatcaagtgtcatatgttttcttttgtatgtgaaagttagagaataaaaatggggaaagaggatcttgtgaaaacagaagggagaaattAGGATCAAGAGGagtgaggacaggagggaaagggaatgTAATGGGGAATGAAAcataccaaattatgctatgtgcaggTATGGATACATTACAGTGaatctattatatataattatagtgcaccaataaaagaaaaaagaaaaatgagggctTGGACCAGACattacatacttttaaaaaagtcaagGCACTTCTTGAAATATATGTGCTGTgatttttgtggaattttttgttttgtcttttgcttgTCTATTTTTTTGGTGGGAAGTGAGGAACACAAAAATTTTGGAAAGTTGTTAGTGGTATAACTTGCAAAAAAGTCACATGTGTAATGTTCAATATAGACAAAATGGACTTCCCTAAGAATTCCCAGGCTTCACTAAGTAGCTAGATTTCCTGAAGcctcatattttaattatatagcaTTCCTTTGAAAGATTATTTTGGTAGCAGCATATGTACAGGCTTCTTCAATTTTAGGTATAGGAAACTTGTGTTTTTCTGGATTTACACTAACAGGATGCAGAATGAAAATAGCCCAGAAGAATTTAtgggaaaatagaaggaagaaccATCTAGAATTTAAAGTTTTGAATAGATAAGCAATACTGTGTTCTACATGGTAGAATTTAATATAGTGACATATTAACACTATTATAATGAACTTTGTTATGAACATGCCCTGTTTCCTCCCAAATTCTATGCCCATTCCAAGAAAGGAGGCAAAGATAAGCTTTTTAAGGTGGTCTGCACCATTTAGCTTCTGCCCCCCCTCCTCAATTTACTCTTGCTAAGGCTGTATTAATGTCTAAATGCCAAATTCTAAGGACTCTTTCTTGGTCTTTATTTTGTGTCCTATTAGAAGCATTAGCTCCATCAGATCTCTCCTCCTGACTGAAACTACTCCTGTGGCTTCAAGTAACACCAttgttttctgcttcttttacCTCTGCTTTTTCTCCTTCACAGAATCCTTTCTCCACCCAAACTTTAAACAGTAGCATGTCTTAGGATTTTGTATGTAGTTCTCTTCTGTTTTTACATTATGCACTCTTCCTGGTCAGCCTCATCTACACCCatgttttctatcatttattGGGGAATGACTGCCAAATCTCTTTCTACACCTTTGTGCTAAATTCAGAACCATATTTCAAACTGCACTGCCCACTGGATTTCATGTACTTTGATGTTTCACAGCACAATTCCcataaaaattgaatttactACCTTTAACTCTTCTTCACACATAATAGACATCCCtcttttaattttcctctcaAGTACTGGCACCATCATCCACCCACTTGCCCAAGTTACAAGCTTGgatagaaagaaattgaaaaagaccttagaagatggaaagattgcccatgctattggataggcagaattaatattgtcaaaatgaccatactaccaaaagtgttatacagatttaatgcaattccaattaaaatcccaatgacattcttcatagaaatagaaaaagcaatcatgaaattcatttggaaaaataaggaccagaatagccaaagcaatccttagcaagaagagtgaagtaggtggcatcacaatatcagatcttaaactatactacagagcaatagtaacaaaaacagcacagtattggtaccaaaacagacatatagaacaatggtacaaaatagaagacacagagacaaactcacataaatacaattatctcatactagacaaaggtgccaaaaacatacaaaggagaaaagatagcatattcaacaaatggtgctgggaaaactgtaaatccatatgtagcaaaatgtaattaacctctgtctctcactttgcacaaaaatcaactcaaaggcTTAGGCACTAGaaaagagaccctgcacctattagaagaaaaagtaggccaaatctttaccatgtcagcctaggatctgacttccttaacaagacccctaaagtgtaggaagttaaatcaagaatcaataaatgagatggattcaaactaataggcttcttctcagcaaaggaaacaatcaataacgtgaagagagagcctacagaatgagagaaaatcttcaccacgtGCAtctcaaatagagcactaatctccaggatatataaagaactcaaaaacttaaaccaaaaaacaaaacaaaacaaaaacaaaaacaaaccacacacaaaattcagtcaataaatgggctaaggaactgaacagacacttttcaaagaaatatgatcggtcaacaaatatatgaaaaaatgttcaacatcactagcaattacagaaatgtatattaaaactacactgagatttcatgtcattccagtcagaatggcaattatcaagaatacaagtaacaataaatgttgacaagaatatgggggaaaggtacacttatacgttgctggtgggactgcaaattggtgcaaccactatggaaagcagtagggagattcctcagaaaacttggaatggaactaccattcgacccagctatcctactcctcggtttatacccaaaggacttaaagtcagcatactacagtgatgcagccacatcattgtttatagcagctcaattcacaatagctgaactatttCTTGGTCTTTATTGGTCTTTATTTTGTGTCCTATTAGAAgcataggtgaatggataaagatgaatggataaagaaacctagatgaatggataaagaaaatgtggtacatatacacaatggaatattactcagctttaaagaagaatgaaattatggcatttgcaggtaaacggatggaactagagaatattatgctaagtaaaataagcaatcccaaaaaaccaaaggcagaaagttttctctgataattggatgctgatccataatgggagtggggtgggtacagaagaatgaaggaactttggattgtatagagggaagcGAGGGGAAAGGTGGGGtagtggggaagggaaggatggagaatgagcagacattattaccctatatacatgtatgattacactactggtgtgactctgcatcatgtacagccagagaaatgagaagttatgctccatttgtgtacaatgtgtcaaaatgcattctactgtcatgtataactaattataacaatttttttgaaaaatcctaagaaaatccttatattttaaaacagattccTTATCATCTATGTtaactctttttttgtatttaaaatcatataacaCACCTCCATCTGATAGGATGAGATTATGTTTCCTATCATGATATTCAGGAATCTTTACTTCTGGCTTTTGGTTCTTCCTCCCATAAAATCCTCCGTATCAAAAGCAAACTCAGAAGCAACTGCTATTGTCAAAATGTgttatactcatttttttttcactattctaTCTTATTTAGAATATCCACCCTTCCCATGTGACATCTCAACTCAAGCAAACCTACTCTGTGATACCTTTGTAGACCTACCACAGGGATAACTGAACTTTTTTTCTGAAGCTCACAGCATATTTCTAGTACAGAAATTATAGTATCAAAACTGCTCACTCTTTTACATCTGGAAGAAAAGTAagttaagtatttaaaattggATTTCTTCTAGCATAGTACATGGCATATATCTGCTGCTTCATAAATGttcaatgaaaaaagaatgaatgaacaaaaggtAAGATTCTCAACCTTACCTCTAAAGCCAAACAGTAATCAGCATTCCACTCTTAGAGTTAAAGCACTTGAAAAGActcctttaaattttatataaattaaatgtcaTCCTGTCCAGATATCATTTAGAAACATCTTAGTTCAAATGATTTTTCATATTAAACAGATTGCTTGGTAGGGATCCTGAGAATGAGAGAGTGATATTGGTGAAATTTAATTTGTGAGAACCCAAAATAGATCAAAATATAAGACATTGCCCAGGGAAGGCATTATGAACACGATAGTCTATTGAGAAAGGGTAGGGAGCACTGAAAAGGACAGGATGGGacttaaatttttcatgttttttagtGTAGTCTGTGGATACATTAGACAACTGGTTTATAATTAGTTGGCATGAGAGCCAAACCCAGTCAACTTGATGTGCAAATATAAAACAACTCTGTTGAACTGACTAATCTTTGCTctgttttccctccttccttcagcaTGGTATTTGTTACGTTACAGACTGAGTTGTGTCCTCCCAAAAATGCATACATTGAAGCCCCAACCCTTAAAGTGACTTCATTTGAAGAAAGGGCCTTTAAtaaggtaattaaggttaaacaAGATCATAAGATAAGAGCCAAACCCAACAGGACTTGTGTCCTCATAAAAAGAAGAGATACCAGGAATGGTTTACAACAGGGAAGACATGGCAAGAAGTCTGCAAGCCAAGGAAAGAGGCATCATCAGAAATTAATGCTGattctccagaactctgagacaataaatttctgtcttttaagccacccagtctatggtattttttaATGGCAGCTCTAGCTGACTAATATGAAGAACCATGAATTCTCCTGTCCCAAAATGGAAACTTAAGAGAATTTGGAATTAGAATTGTTAGATGAAGTATAATCTATTATTAACTGGAATGAATATTTAAACCTCATATTCTACCCCTTGGGCCAAACAACAGCTTTTCTatatagtgaaaaactgaaataattaatTCTGTTTTGGGACAAGAGTAAAGAGAGGATAAAATTTTCCATAGACAGGTAGAAGACAAGCATGAAACCTTTAAAAggagagaataaaaatgagaatgttGCACTCTACTTTGGTTTAAATATGGTTTGTTCCCTTTGGAATTCATGTTGgagtttaatccccattgtgaggtatGTATGGTGATTAGAGAGGAGAACTTTGAGATTAATTAGTATTAGTTAACTAGGATTAACTAAGATCATCAGAATGGAGTCTTCATTATTGAACACCAGTTAGCTTTAGGAGGAAAGAGAAACCAGATGACACACATAGGCTCCTTGTCCATGGACCTGTGATGCCCCATGTTATGTTGGGACTCTGCCAGGAAGAAGGCACTCACTAGATGCAGTCCTAGACCTTGACCAGAACTATGAGCAAAAACAAACTTCTGTTGATTACATACCAGCCTATGGCATTagtagcaatagaaaatggactaagttACCTCTAACCTAAGAAACCATCTCTTCTCTCATATACAAAAAACTGGCTCCTTACCATTCCTATGTAATTTCTCAGATTCCTGCTCCAGTTGGGTCTTCTTGGGATGAAGTTGGACAATCTGCAATTCATCTGGCATCCCAAAAGGGGCCAACTTGTCCAAGAATATGTCCTGTCTTTCTGAATTAGTTGGGACCTGGGAACAATGAAGTATGCTTGTCAGACACATTTTGTGAGAACAGGAAAAACTTCAGATAAAGGGTCTTAAAAAGCATCTGTAGGGACTAGGAGCACAGAAAAAGGGTCAAATTTTCATCATTAGGAAAAAGGCTAATCTCTATAGTTCaagaaaaatgacaacaaaatacTGTCTTTTCTTCCATTGATCACATAGAGGTCCAGGATCATAATTTTGGAATTTGGAAGACatctaaaaaaaatcacttagccCAACTTGTAGCAATGGGGGCATTTCTTCTATAATTATGGTATTCAGTATAGCAGCCACTAGCAAAATGTGGTTGAGTAAAGTGAGGCTAGTATAAATGGAGACAGGCTAAGTATAAAATACAtcacattttgaaaacttaataCAAACAAATCTAAAATGCCATATTTCTTACATTGATTACATATTTTTgggtaaataaaacatttaattttacctgtttttatttttaagtaaagttATTACATAACTCTGTGACTActggaaaatgtaaaattatgtatCTGGCTCACATTATAATTGTTGGACAGTGCTGTTCTACAATGTCCTTAACATCTACTTGAATCTCTACCTCAATACTTCCGTGGAAAGGGAGTGTCTCATGGGGTAGCCCAATTGATTTATAGGTAGCTAAGAATGTTGTCTTTGTTTC contains:
- the Zscan16 gene encoding zinc finger and SCAN domain-containing protein 16 isoform X1; its protein translation is MAAALEPEEQKGLLMVNAENHYWEQDSISQKFSHCRRELFRQHFRKLCYQDAPGPREALTQLWRLCRQWLRPECHTKEQILDLLVLEQFLSILPTDLQEWVQAHHPETGEEAVTVLEDLERELDEPQKQVPTNSERQDIFLDKLAPFGMPDELQIVQLHPKKTQLEQESEKLHRNGDKTKTENEELSHKEDMPNDMEFLGEINDRFSKDLPQQNESKDTIENEGRLDCQQRERRQYKCDECGKSFSQSSALSKHRRIHTGEKPYKCDECGKAFIQRSHLMGHQRVHLGVKPYKCKDCGKDFSGRTGLIQHQRIHTGEKPYECDECGRPFRVSSTLIRHQRIHIANKLY
- the Zscan16 gene encoding zinc finger and SCAN domain-containing protein 16 isoform X2, with amino-acid sequence MAAALEPEEQKGLLMVNAENHYWEQDSISQKFSHCRRELFRQHFRKLCYQDAPGPREALTQLWRLCRQWLRPECHTKEQILDLLVLEQFLSILPTDLQEWVQAHHPETGEEAVTVLEDLERELDEPQKQVPTNSERQDIFLDKLAPFGMPDELQIVQLHPKKTQLEQESEKLHRNGDKTKTENEELSHKEDMPNDMEFLGEINDRFSKDLPQQNESKDTIENEGRLDCQQRERRQYKCDECGKSFSQSSALSKHRRIHTGEKPYKCDECGKAFIQRSHLMGHQRVHLGVKPYKCKDCGKDFSGRTGLIQHQRIHTGEKPYECDECGRPFRIRKTTRIIFMPTTIGR